Proteins found in one Flavobacterium channae genomic segment:
- a CDS encoding ATP-binding protein, with amino-acid sequence MNIPKQITARMDYMERVIPFIGKNLIKVFTGQRRVGKSYLMFQIIAYVQEHFPEGKIIYINKEDLGFSHIKTATDLHDYVVSNQATGSKTFVFIDEIQDVENFEAALRSLLLYENLDIYCTGSNANLLSGDIAGHLSGRYIEITVYSLSYVEFLQFHTLTDTEASLNLFLKYGGLPYIKHLPLEDAIVFEYLKNIYHTIVYRDIINRFSIRNTLFLEQLVQFLAAQTGSLFSAKKISDFLKSQRINMAPNQVQTYVQYLVSAFLLHKVARYDLVGKRLFEIGDKFYFENLGIRNAIWGYRIEDRGKIIENVVYNHLVFRGYVVKVGVLGDKEIDFIAEKKNEKIYVQVALSLDAEKTMEREFGNLLAIDDNYPKMVVTLSVYDGASYQGVKVVDLRSFLKTV; translated from the coding sequence ATGAATATTCCTAAACAGATTACTGCAAGAATGGATTACATGGAACGAGTGATTCCGTTCATTGGTAAAAACCTGATAAAGGTGTTTACTGGGCAACGCCGCGTGGGGAAAAGTTACTTGATGTTTCAAATTATTGCGTATGTGCAAGAACATTTTCCTGAAGGTAAAATAATCTATATCAACAAAGAGGATCTTGGTTTTTCTCACATTAAAACGGCTACTGATTTACACGATTATGTTGTTTCTAATCAAGCTACAGGAAGTAAGACTTTTGTTTTTATTGATGAAATTCAGGATGTAGAAAATTTTGAAGCAGCACTACGCTCGTTGTTGCTTTATGAAAACCTTGATATTTATTGTACTGGTAGTAATGCGAATTTATTGTCGGGAGACATAGCTGGGCATTTAAGTGGGCGTTATATTGAAATAACGGTTTACAGTTTGTCTTATGTCGAGTTTTTACAATTTCATACTTTAACGGATACTGAAGCTAGTTTGAATCTTTTCTTAAAGTATGGTGGTTTGCCTTATATCAAACATTTGCCTTTAGAGGATGCCATCGTTTTTGAATATTTAAAAAATATTTACCATACCATTGTTTATCGCGATATTATTAATCGTTTTTCTATTCGTAATACGCTTTTTTTAGAGCAATTGGTTCAGTTTTTAGCGGCTCAGACAGGCAGTTTGTTTTCCGCTAAAAAGATTAGTGATTTTTTGAAGTCGCAACGAATAAATATGGCGCCCAACCAAGTTCAAACCTATGTACAGTATTTGGTTAGTGCTTTTTTATTACATAAGGTGGCACGTTATGACCTTGTTGGGAAACGTTTGTTTGAAATAGGTGATAAATTTTATTTTGAAAATTTAGGTATTCGTAATGCTATTTGGGGTTACCGCATTGAAGATCGTGGTAAAATTATAGAGAATGTTGTGTATAATCACTTGGTATTTCGTGGATATGTTGTAAAAGTGGGGGTTTTAGGAGATAAAGAAATTGATTTTATAGCAGAGAAAAAAAACGAAAAGATCTATGTTCAAGTCGCTTTATCTCTTGATGCTGAAAAAACTATGGAGCGCGAATTTGGTAATTTGCTCGCCATTGACGATAATTACCCTAAAATGGTGGTCACTTTGAGTGTCTATGATGGGGCAAGTTATCAAGGGGTTAAAGTGGTGGATTTGCGTAGTTTTTTGAAGACGGTTTGA
- a CDS encoding ABC transporter permease has product MSHKNTTAEHWDSVIESKHSLFDINLKELWHYRDLLVLFVRRDFVTVYKQTILGPLWFFIQPLLTTITFTIIFGNVAQLSTDGAPKIIFYMAGITLWNYFSTCLTTVSGVFNANASIFGKVYFPRLIMPLTIVISNLMKFGVQFLLFVCFVGYFTLQNQIHPNSWILLTPLIIVLMALISMGIGLILSSMTTKYKDLNQLIGFGVQLFMYATPVIYPSSSVPQNYQWVVELNPLVGLFDYMRYAYLGVGNFNFSNLVYPSIFSIVILAIGILVFNKTQKTFMDTV; this is encoded by the coding sequence ATGAGTCATAAAAATACTACAGCCGAACATTGGGATTCCGTAATAGAATCGAAGCATTCTCTTTTTGATATTAATCTAAAAGAGCTTTGGCATTATCGTGATTTGTTAGTGTTGTTTGTAAGAAGAGATTTTGTTACAGTTTATAAACAAACAATTTTAGGTCCCCTCTGGTTCTTTATTCAGCCTTTATTAACTACTATTACTTTTACCATTATTTTTGGTAATGTGGCGCAATTATCAACAGATGGTGCTCCAAAAATTATTTTCTACATGGCCGGGATTACCTTGTGGAATTACTTTTCAACTTGTTTAACAACGGTTTCGGGTGTTTTTAATGCCAATGCAAGTATTTTTGGTAAAGTGTATTTTCCAAGATTAATCATGCCACTGACCATCGTGATTTCTAATTTGATGAAGTTTGGGGTGCAGTTTTTATTGTTTGTTTGTTTTGTGGGGTATTTTACCTTGCAAAATCAAATTCATCCTAATAGTTGGATATTGCTGACTCCCCTAATCATCGTATTAATGGCTTTGATTTCCATGGGAATTGGTTTGATTTTATCTTCCATGACCACAAAATATAAAGATTTGAATCAATTAATTGGTTTTGGAGTGCAGTTGTTTATGTATGCTACTCCGGTTATTTATCCAAGTTCATCCGTTCCTCAAAATTATCAATGGGTGGTAGAACTTAATCCATTAGTAGGATTATTTGATTATATGCGTTATGCTTATTTAGGTGTGGGGAATTTTAACTTCTCTAATTTAGTTTATCCATCTATATTTTCAATAGTAATTTTAGCCATTGGTATTTTAGTGTTTAATAAGACGCAGAAGACGTTTATGGATACGGTTTAG
- a CDS encoding ABC transporter ATP-binding protein yields the protein MSKVVIKAENISKQYRLGLVGTGTVKDDMKRWWYNFRGKEDPFLKIGEANDRSSKGESNYVWSLQDINFEINQGDSVGIIGRNGAGKSTLLKILSQVTQPTTGKIYTKGRIASLLEVGTGFHPEMTGRENIYLNGAILGMRKHEIKRKFDEIVAFSGVERYIDTPVKRYSSGMYVRLAFAVAAHLESEILIVDEVLAVGDAEFQKKCLGKMNDVSKGEGRTVLFVSHNMAAVKSLCNSGMVLKNGGLYFQGTAENAVSNYLAGESDSLNHKKFGNDFDFQQLKLNEISINPKGLTSDEILNEYHELEFHTNLEIKSQPERLHLTYVLKDSNGEALFTFSTAGTAQLRNGINELICSFPKGFLNIGNYYLDLYLIEDSKKAVLHEPDVLAFTIQEGPRPLGAWMGREPGFIKPVFEWVNL from the coding sequence ATGAGTAAAGTAGTAATAAAAGCTGAAAATATCTCTAAACAATATCGTCTAGGGCTTGTAGGAACTGGAACAGTAAAAGACGATATGAAACGTTGGTGGTATAATTTTCGCGGTAAAGAAGATCCCTTTTTAAAAATCGGAGAGGCAAACGACAGAAGTAGTAAAGGAGAAAGTAATTATGTTTGGAGTTTGCAAGACATAAATTTTGAAATTAATCAAGGAGATTCTGTTGGGATTATAGGTCGTAATGGTGCTGGGAAATCAACATTGTTAAAAATATTGAGTCAAGTAACCCAACCTACTACTGGTAAAATTTATACCAAGGGCAGAATTGCATCTTTGTTAGAAGTTGGAACGGGATTTCATCCTGAAATGACAGGGAGAGAAAATATTTATCTGAATGGTGCTATTTTAGGAATGCGTAAACATGAAATTAAAAGGAAGTTTGATGAAATTGTAGCCTTCTCTGGGGTTGAACGTTATATTGATACTCCCGTAAAGCGATATTCTTCAGGCATGTATGTCCGTTTGGCTTTTGCAGTGGCAGCACATTTAGAATCGGAGATTTTGATTGTAGATGAGGTGTTGGCAGTAGGCGATGCTGAGTTCCAAAAGAAATGTTTAGGGAAGATGAATGATGTGAGTAAGGGTGAAGGAAGAACGGTGTTGTTTGTGAGTCATAATATGGCAGCGGTGAAAAGTTTATGCAATTCTGGTATGGTTTTAAAAAATGGAGGCTTATATTTTCAAGGTACCGCTGAAAATGCTGTGTCTAATTATTTAGCTGGGGAATCAGATTCGTTAAATCATAAAAAATTTGGTAATGATTTTGATTTTCAACAATTAAAGCTAAATGAGATTAGTATTAACCCTAAAGGCTTAACTTCAGATGAAATATTAAATGAATATCATGAATTAGAATTTCATACCAATTTAGAAATAAAATCACAACCTGAAAGATTACATTTGACGTATGTGTTAAAAGATAGTAACGGGGAGGCATTATTTACATTTTCGACGGCGGGAACAGCTCAATTAAGAAATGGGATCAATGAATTAATATGTAGTTTTCCAAAAGGATTTTTAAATATTGGAAATTATTATTTAGATTTATATTTGATTGAGGATTCAAAAAAAGCAGTTTTACATGAGCCAGATGTTCTTGCATTTACAATTCAAGAAGGACCAAGACCATTGGGGGCTTGGATGGGAAGAGAACCTGGATTTATTAAACCTGTTTTTGAATGGGTTAATTTATAA
- a CDS encoding FkbM family methyltransferase yields the protein MKKIIKKIAIKLFNPIAKRLGYVRGVQTVNLKNAFEKNTLLEVFFDNIKSMGFIPKHIIDVGANHGTWTRETLKYFPEAYYTLIEPQEWLKPSLQDILDVNSKVTFNAVGAGDKSGSFMFTIVNRDDSCSFRYTEEEAKAGGFKQVEIPIVTLNEMVSNNATLPFPDLVKIDAEGLDINVLEGASDLMGKTEVFLVEAALFCKEFDNSLLKMVDYMDKKGYSLFEITDLNRPFQPQVLWLVELAFIKKGGIIDNYKINY from the coding sequence TTGAAAAAGATAATTAAAAAAATAGCGATTAAATTATTTAATCCAATAGCTAAAAGATTAGGTTACGTTAGGGGGGTACAAACAGTAAATTTGAAAAATGCATTTGAGAAAAACACTCTTTTAGAAGTTTTTTTTGATAACATAAAGTCAATGGGTTTTATACCTAAGCATATTATAGATGTTGGGGCTAACCACGGAACATGGACACGTGAAACTTTGAAGTATTTTCCAGAAGCTTATTACACACTAATAGAACCGCAGGAATGGTTGAAGCCTTCTTTGCAAGATATTTTAGATGTAAATTCAAAAGTTACATTTAATGCAGTTGGAGCAGGAGACAAATCAGGATCGTTTATGTTTACTATTGTAAATAGAGATGATAGCTGTTCGTTCAGATATACTGAAGAAGAAGCAAAAGCGGGAGGTTTTAAACAAGTTGAAATTCCTATCGTTACATTGAACGAAATGGTATCTAATAATGCTACTTTGCCATTTCCTGATTTAGTTAAGATTGATGCGGAAGGTTTAGATATTAACGTTTTAGAGGGAGCTTCTGATTTAATGGGAAAAACAGAAGTTTTTTTAGTGGAAGCGGCTCTTTTCTGCAAAGAATTTGATAATAGCTTGTTGAAAATGGTAGATTACATGGACAAAAAAGGGTATTCTTTATTTGAAATTACCGATTTAAACCGTCCGTTCCAACCACAAGTTTTATGGTTAGTCGAGTTGGCTTTCATTAAAAAAGGAGGAATAATAGATAATTATAAAATCAATTACTAG
- a CDS encoding DegT/DnrJ/EryC1/StrS family aminotransferase, whose amino-acid sequence MINVTKTFFPPLEEYQKQLQRIWSNEWLTNRGELVLELEEKLKNYLSVDHILVTNNGTIPIQIALKLLGNGGEIITTPFSYVATSAAIVWEHCTPAFVDIHPEYLTIDETKIESAITDKTTAILATHVFGNPCHVEAIEAIAKKYQLKVIYDAAHAFGVTHNGTSIFEYGDVSTCSFHATKLFHTGEGGALFAKDPKLQHQLFYSHNFGHDGPLAFHGLGINGKISELQAAMGLAVLPHMETILAERKRVVDFYNQNLDVTKVQTLKIRENTVWNYSYYPIVFEDEDTLLRVQKALNEEQIFPRRYFYPSLNTINYVENSSMPVSESIAARILCLPMYVELNQSDLEFIVSILNGNC is encoded by the coding sequence ATGATCAACGTAACTAAAACTTTTTTTCCTCCATTAGAAGAATACCAAAAACAATTACAACGTATTTGGTCAAACGAATGGTTAACCAATCGTGGAGAATTGGTGCTAGAATTAGAAGAAAAGTTAAAAAATTATTTGTCAGTTGACCATATTTTGGTAACTAATAATGGCACCATTCCTATTCAGATTGCTTTAAAGTTATTGGGTAATGGGGGTGAAATTATTACGACGCCATTCAGTTACGTGGCCACCTCTGCTGCTATTGTATGGGAACATTGTACACCTGCTTTTGTAGATATTCATCCCGAATATTTAACTATTGATGAAACTAAAATAGAATCAGCGATAACCGATAAAACAACAGCAATATTAGCAACTCATGTTTTTGGGAATCCCTGCCATGTCGAAGCTATTGAAGCTATTGCAAAAAAGTACCAGCTAAAAGTAATTTATGATGCTGCTCATGCCTTTGGAGTAACTCATAATGGCACCTCTATTTTTGAATATGGCGATGTGAGCACTTGTAGCTTTCATGCTACGAAATTATTTCATACAGGGGAAGGCGGCGCTTTATTTGCAAAAGATCCTAAATTACAGCATCAGTTGTTTTACAGTCATAATTTTGGACATGACGGACCTTTAGCGTTTCACGGTTTAGGAATCAATGGTAAGATTTCAGAATTACAAGCGGCTATGGGATTAGCGGTTTTACCTCACATGGAAACTATCTTAGCCGAACGAAAAAGAGTTGTAGATTTTTACAATCAAAACTTAGATGTTACTAAAGTGCAAACTTTGAAAATAAGAGAAAATACGGTGTGGAATTACAGTTATTATCCTATTGTTTTTGAAGATGAAGATACTTTGTTACGCGTGCAAAAAGCATTGAATGAAGAACAGATTTTTCCAAGACGTTATTTTTATCCATCTTTGAATACCATTAATTATGTTGAAAATTCAAGTATGCCTGTTTCAGAAAGTATTGCAGCAAGAATACTTTGTTTGCCTATGTATGTAGAGTTAAATCAATCTGATTTAGAATTTATTGTTTCTATATTAAACGGAAATTGTTAA
- a CDS encoding WbqC family protein: MKLAIMQPYFFPYIGYFQLINAVDKFIIYDDVNYIKGGWINRNNILINNKSYLFTVPLESLSSFQQINHTILHPKLYPIWKTKFLKTLEQSYKKAPYYNHVINLVENVLNTNTNLVGKLAAESITAVCDYLDINTQIIETSEGYKNQELKGQERIISLCKIECANYYINPIGGIDLYSKEDFKKQEITLNFIKSSSFEYNQFGNEFIPWLSIIDILMFNNVHDVKQILNQYELI, translated from the coding sequence ATGAAATTAGCCATCATGCAACCTTATTTTTTTCCTTACATTGGTTATTTTCAGTTAATCAATGCAGTGGATAAGTTTATTATTTATGATGATGTTAATTATATTAAAGGGGGATGGATAAATAGAAATAATATTCTTATCAATAATAAAAGTTATTTGTTTACAGTACCGTTAGAAAGTTTAAGTTCATTTCAGCAAATAAATCATACTATTTTACATCCAAAGTTGTATCCGATTTGGAAAACCAAATTTTTAAAAACTTTAGAACAATCTTATAAAAAAGCTCCTTATTACAATCATGTTATAAATTTGGTTGAAAATGTTTTAAATACAAATACTAATTTAGTAGGTAAATTAGCGGCAGAGAGTATTACAGCAGTATGTGATTATTTAGATATTAATACTCAAATCATAGAAACTTCTGAGGGTTACAAAAATCAAGAATTAAAAGGTCAAGAAAGAATTATTTCTTTATGTAAAATTGAGTGTGCGAATTATTACATAAACCCAATAGGTGGAATTGATTTATATTCAAAAGAAGATTTTAAAAAACAAGAAATTACTCTTAATTTTATAAAGTCAAGTTCATTTGAGTACAATCAATTTGGTAATGAATTCATACCTTGGTTGTCGATAATTGATATTTTAATGTTTAATAACGTTCATGATGTAAAGCAAATTTTAAATCAATACGAATTAATATGA
- a CDS encoding GNAT family N-acetyltransferase yields the protein MKEKLIHFLKDLNIKMNNELLSLDAVEYVEKIKEHASIISVYNNDSLVAFIAYYDNDPNFDFAFLSMLAVCNDFKGMGYGKSLLEISIRKIEKKGFKRYGLEVKKNNFDAIKLYEKYGFVFKEERKNGFIYMEKKM from the coding sequence ATGAAAGAGAAATTGATTCATTTCCTCAAAGATTTAAATATTAAAATGAATAATGAATTACTGAGCTTAGACGCTGTAGAATATGTTGAGAAAATAAAAGAACATGCTTCTATAATTTCAGTTTACAATAATGACAGTTTAGTAGCTTTTATCGCTTATTATGATAATGATCCTAATTTTGACTTTGCCTTTTTGTCAATGTTAGCAGTTTGTAATGATTTTAAAGGTATGGGTTATGGTAAAAGTCTTTTGGAAATTTCAATTAGAAAAATTGAAAAGAAAGGATTTAAAAGATATGGTTTAGAAGTTAAGAAAAATAATTTTGACGCTATTAAACTCTACGAGAAATATGGTTTCGTTTTCAAAGAGGAAAGAAAAAATGGTTTCATTTACATGGAAAAAAAAATGTAA
- a CDS encoding glycosyltransferase family 2 protein produces the protein MMVSVLMITYGHEKYIRQAIEGVLMQETDFDFELIVANDNSPDNSDKVIVDLIENHPKGKLIKYIDRKNNIGMQANFSDAYSNCSGKYIANCEGDDYWTDPYKLQKQVDFLETNPDYVLCFHKVKILKPKGELVEDFITKVPENYEAQETFARLGNYIHTPSVVYRNILRKFPEEFEMSPIGDYFLYMMLAEHGKFKYMDEEMAVYRFGVGIHSVNSQIKMAKANFKLFTLLLSYFNNPKINHILLDRQLNALDNFEHLVRSEYQEAFVSHHVFFKALQSLKHPSKFWRKIKNKFN, from the coding sequence ATGATGGTAAGTGTTTTAATGATTACTTATGGGCATGAAAAATATATCCGTCAGGCTATTGAAGGGGTGTTGATGCAGGAAACTGATTTCGATTTTGAACTGATTGTTGCCAATGATAATTCTCCCGATAATTCGGATAAAGTTATTGTTGATCTTATTGAGAACCACCCAAAAGGAAAATTAATCAAATATATAGATAGGAAGAATAATATTGGGATGCAGGCAAATTTTTCTGATGCGTATTCTAATTGTTCAGGTAAATATATAGCTAATTGTGAAGGCGACGACTATTGGACAGACCCTTACAAACTCCAAAAACAAGTTGATTTTTTAGAAACCAATCCTGATTATGTGTTATGTTTTCACAAAGTGAAAATTTTAAAACCAAAAGGAGAATTAGTTGAAGATTTCATTACAAAAGTTCCAGAAAATTACGAAGCACAAGAAACTTTTGCCCGTTTGGGTAATTATATTCACACTCCTTCTGTAGTTTATAGAAATATTCTTAGAAAGTTTCCTGAAGAATTTGAAATGTCTCCAATTGGAGATTATTTTCTTTACATGATGTTGGCTGAACATGGAAAATTTAAATATATGGATGAGGAAATGGCTGTCTATCGTTTTGGAGTTGGAATCCATTCGGTAAACTCGCAAATTAAAATGGCAAAAGCTAATTTTAAATTATTCACCTTACTGTTATCTTATTTTAATAATCCTAAAATAAATCATATTCTTTTAGATCGTCAGTTAAATGCACTTGATAATTTTGAACACTTGGTAAGAAGCGAATATCAAGAAGCATTTGTTTCCCATCATGTCTTTTTTAAAGCACTACAATCGTTAAAGCATCCGAGTAAATTTTGGAGGAAAATTAAAAATAAATTCAACTAA
- a CDS encoding acyltransferase family protein translates to MKNNFDFLRLIFALFVVIAHSYPLSGNLISNQWIYQVTNGQIELSNIGLNGFFIISGYLIFQSLERSKTIVSYLWKRVLRLFPALFVVLLLTVFLAPLVYESTTPYMQNKEVFSYLPRNLLLYDLQYHIKGIFDQNPYPSAINGSLWTICYEFSMYLLLGLLFFIKNDKVRFALVLFAFLFMFLGYNFLMEKYGAIYRFGMQVLPFFNLGTFFVAGALLGVAKVETIKHKVGLLFVVFLVILVALHFNVYDATKHVLLSLFVLLFGLIALYPISKINVIGDLSYGIYIYGFPIQQTLMYYFKLNTNTLILFSVLIAMLFGYLSWHLIEKRMLVFKNKF, encoded by the coding sequence ATGAAAAATAATTTTGATTTTCTTCGTTTAATTTTTGCTTTATTTGTTGTTATTGCTCATAGTTATCCCTTGTCGGGAAATTTAATTTCAAATCAATGGATTTATCAAGTTACCAATGGACAGATAGAGCTTTCTAATATTGGTTTAAATGGTTTTTTTATCATTAGTGGCTATTTAATTTTTCAGAGTTTAGAAAGAAGTAAAACAATTGTTAGCTATTTGTGGAAACGTGTTTTACGATTGTTTCCAGCTCTATTCGTAGTGTTGTTATTAACTGTTTTTTTAGCGCCTCTGGTTTATGAAAGTACAACACCTTATATGCAAAATAAGGAAGTGTTTTCTTATTTGCCAAGGAATCTTCTCTTATACGATTTGCAGTATCACATTAAGGGTATTTTTGATCAGAATCCTTATCCTTCAGCAATTAATGGATCACTTTGGACTATTTGTTATGAGTTTTCAATGTATTTGTTATTAGGCTTATTGTTTTTTATAAAAAACGATAAAGTTAGATTTGCGTTAGTATTGTTTGCCTTTTTATTTATGTTTTTAGGTTACAATTTTCTAATGGAAAAATATGGCGCAATTTATAGATTTGGAATGCAGGTTTTGCCTTTTTTTAATCTGGGAACTTTCTTTGTGGCTGGCGCATTATTAGGAGTCGCTAAGGTTGAAACTATAAAACATAAAGTTGGATTGTTATTTGTGGTGTTTTTAGTAATATTAGTAGCTTTACATTTCAATGTTTATGACGCTACAAAGCATGTTTTATTATCGTTGTTTGTTTTGTTATTTGGATTGATTGCCCTTTATCCTATTAGTAAAATTAATGTAATTGGAGATTTATCCTATGGGATTTATATTTATGGATTCCCAATTCAACAAACCTTAATGTATTATTTTAAGCTAAATACAAATACCTTAATTTTGTTTTCTGTTTTGATCGCTATGCTATTTGGTTATCTTTCTTGGCATTTAATAGAGAAACGTATGTTGGTTTTTAAAAATAAATTTTAA
- a CDS encoding glycosyltransferase family 2 protein — translation MLAIIIPFYKLTFFEATLQSLAHQSDKRFKVYIGDDASPEDCTTLLQKFEGQFDFIYHRFETNLGGISLTQQWERCIVLSEDEEWLMILGDDDILGDNVVEEFYKSKQGLDKERVNVFKLASVIINETGKPISKIYKHPSREKASNAYWKHYKGESRSSLSEYIFRRSCYNQYKFTNFPLAWHADDKAWLDFSQDGILFGCNEAIVQVRLSSENISGRNDNISLKRKARMLFLEDIIRYKWDYFTNPQRNVFLFDFGILIKENKEITFKRVFLVFYKFCFMGCFYDAFRFIRRIYWIK, via the coding sequence ATGTTAGCCATCATTATACCCTTTTACAAACTCACGTTCTTTGAAGCTACGTTACAATCGCTAGCGCATCAGAGCGATAAACGTTTTAAAGTTTACATTGGAGATGATGCTAGTCCAGAAGATTGTACCACATTATTGCAAAAATTTGAAGGACAGTTTGATTTTATATACCATCGTTTTGAAACCAATTTAGGAGGCATTAGTTTAACCCAACAATGGGAACGTTGTATTGTGCTTTCTGAGGATGAAGAATGGTTGATGATTTTGGGTGATGATGATATATTGGGAGACAATGTGGTGGAGGAGTTTTATAAATCAAAACAGGGTCTTGACAAAGAAAGGGTTAATGTATTTAAATTAGCTTCGGTAATTATTAATGAAACTGGAAAACCGATTTCAAAAATTTACAAGCATCCTTCAAGAGAAAAAGCATCTAATGCCTATTGGAAACATTATAAAGGAGAAAGTAGAAGTTCTTTGTCAGAATATATTTTTAGAAGAAGTTGTTACAATCAATATAAATTTACCAATTTCCCTTTAGCTTGGCATGCCGATGACAAAGCATGGTTGGATTTTTCTCAAGATGGGATTTTGTTTGGATGTAATGAGGCTATTGTTCAAGTTCGATTGTCCTCCGAAAATATCTCGGGAAGAAATGATAATATTTCTTTAAAGCGTAAAGCACGAATGCTGTTTCTAGAAGATATTATCCGCTACAAGTGGGATTATTTTACAAACCCTCAAAGGAATGTTTTTTTGTTTGACTTTGGAATTTTAATAAAAGAGAATAAAGAGATAACTTTTAAAAGAGTTTTTTTAGTGTTTTATAAGTTTTGTTTTATGGGGTGTTTTTATGACGCATTTCGTTTTATAAGGCGCATTTATTGGATAAAGTAA
- a CDS encoding glycosyltransferase family 2 protein: MNISVIIPVYNAAAYIEKAVTSALFHSEVKEIVVVSDGSTDNSLPILQKLQQSDARIKIYHHENKVNKGRSASRNLALQKATQPFIAFLDADDFYLENRFENDIKLFESDSSIDGVYNAIGVHFYRNATQEEKNELNLTTVRENILPVNLFEELLSGKKGYFSIDGLVVKKQVFEKIGYFNEELLVAEDTELILKMTLRAKLVTGIIDKPVCLRGVHDVNSFSNEKLYKVYRIKMYDSLLRWIIKEKIAIKKTLPVLKLLFYYRLKYIDSLWEDCVYWMKLALICPKLLGTEMFIKNFPLISRRKIIFKRFNIK; the protein is encoded by the coding sequence ATGAATATTTCTGTTATTATACCCGTTTACAATGCTGCTGCTTACATTGAAAAAGCGGTGACTTCTGCTTTGTTTCATAGTGAAGTAAAAGAAATAGTTGTAGTAAGTGATGGAAGTACAGATAATTCTTTACCGATTCTTCAAAAATTACAACAATCCGATGCTAGAATTAAAATATATCATCATGAAAATAAGGTCAATAAAGGACGTTCTGCAAGTCGTAATTTAGCCTTGCAAAAAGCAACCCAACCTTTTATTGCCTTTTTAGATGCCGATGATTTTTACTTGGAAAATCGTTTTGAAAATGATATAAAGCTATTTGAATCAGATTCTTCTATTGACGGAGTTTATAACGCCATTGGGGTTCATTTTTATAGAAACGCCACACAAGAAGAAAAAAACGAGCTTAATTTAACAACAGTTAGAGAAAATATTTTACCTGTAAATTTATTTGAAGAATTACTATCAGGTAAAAAAGGGTATTTTTCAATTGATGGTTTAGTTGTAAAAAAACAAGTTTTTGAGAAAATTGGCTATTTTAATGAAGAGTTATTGGTGGCTGAAGATACAGAGTTAATCCTTAAAATGACTTTAAGAGCCAAATTGGTTACAGGTATTATAGATAAGCCAGTTTGTTTAAGAGGAGTTCATGATGTTAATAGTTTTTCAAATGAGAAATTATACAAAGTGTATAGGATAAAAATGTATGATTCTCTTCTTAGATGGATAATAAAGGAAAAGATAGCAATTAAGAAAACATTACCTGTTTTAAAGTTGCTTTTTTATTATCGTTTGAAATATATTGATTCATTATGGGAAGATTGTGTATATTGGATGAAATTAGCATTAATTTGCCCTAAGTTACTAGGGACAGAAATGTTTATTAAAAATTTCCCCTTAATTAGTAGAAGAAAAATCATCTTTAAAAGGTTTAACATAAAATAA